From Methanoculleus thermophilus, the proteins below share one genomic window:
- a CDS encoding protein translocase subunit SecF, with protein sequence MEFSGYDINKYSPRQMVALPLVLLLLAGVLVGYTTLTTGLPVTPGIDFVGGTAVTVFTADSKETLEATFAGYPLLSVGEGIGNGKYLQFGPMDDTQLQDLARLINEKYPDAKVDQIGETFGKTLQGQAILALIFSFIGMAVVIFLVYRKLVSAGAIVLAAFSDICITAAIMQIIGIPLSLGTTAALLMLIGYAADSNVLLTTRLLKRKGKLEEKLSGAFRTGIIMTTTTLTAIAAMWVVATAGQIQIISEIASVLLIGLFVDMMNTWMLNAGILKGYIRRENKR encoded by the coding sequence ATGGAATTTTCCGGATATGATATCAACAAATACTCTCCGCGGCAGATGGTAGCGCTGCCCCTCGTTCTTCTCCTCCTTGCCGGGGTCCTGGTGGGCTATACCACGCTCACCACCGGCCTGCCGGTAACTCCGGGCATTGACTTTGTAGGGGGAACGGCGGTCACCGTGTTTACCGCTGACAGCAAGGAGACGTTAGAGGCGACCTTTGCCGGGTATCCACTGCTATCGGTGGGTGAGGGGATCGGCAACGGAAAGTACCTCCAGTTCGGTCCCATGGACGATACGCAGCTTCAGGATCTCGCTAGGCTCATCAATGAGAAGTATCCTGATGCGAAAGTAGACCAGATCGGCGAGACGTTCGGAAAGACCCTTCAGGGCCAGGCAATCCTCGCACTGATCTTCTCGTTCATCGGGATGGCCGTCGTGATCTTTCTGGTGTACCGCAAACTGGTATCAGCAGGCGCGATCGTTCTTGCGGCCTTTTCTGATATCTGCATCACTGCGGCGATCATGCAGATCATCGGCATCCCGCTCTCCCTCGGGACTACGGCGGCTCTTCTGATGCTGATCGGGTACGCTGCAGACAGTAACGTCCTGCTGACCACACGTCTCTTGAAGCGCAAAGGGAAACTCGAAGAGAAACTCTCCGGAGCCTTCAGGACCGGTATCATCATGACGACGACGACGCTTACGGCCATCGCCGCGATGTGGGTCGTCGCCACGGCAGGCCAGATCCAGATCATCAGCGAGATCGCAAGCGTCCTTCTCATCGGGCTTTTTGTCGATATGATGAACACCTGGATGTTGAATGCCGGGATACTCAAAGGATACATCCGCCGGGAGAATAAGAGATGA
- a CDS encoding preprotein translocase subunit SecD: MNSETIKNLVKDWRVALLLVLVVGSLIGIYLAPPNPEKGLEGNLQFGLDLEGGSWLQMEFQSVVVTYSTDGSVGNLIENLRTGLDADVIQIDQNHLEIRKSVSRADLEPIFAESDASIVGYQKGVSALTADEVKRILSDKVNALGMQDARINLLTPTGSDYPQYVRIELAGVDMATAQEIVGKQGLFEIRIQTTGNETEHVLYGDQITSVGVPQRDPGTQEWGVGFSLSDAGAEAFRNAAIEHGAVDNPRAHYLMMLLDNETVYSAPLDGRLATELRSGPVRSLSASTGLGDEGLEEAQALQVHLRAGALPVKVDIVGSGSVPAALGEQFKMVVLIAGVLALLTVGVVVYYRYREPSIVIPMLAVNFSEIVILLGIARYFVQLDLATIAGLIAVVGTGIDQLVIITDEVLHEGRVPSPNLYLKRYGRALGIIFASAATVFIAMLPLALMDLSTLRGFAIITILGVLIGILVTRPAYGKIIMAILSK; encoded by the coding sequence ATGAACAGCGAAACCATCAAGAACCTTGTTAAAGACTGGCGGGTTGCCCTGCTGCTCGTGCTGGTCGTCGGCTCCCTCATCGGCATCTACCTCGCCCCCCCGAACCCGGAGAAGGGGCTTGAGGGGAACCTCCAGTTCGGTCTCGATCTCGAAGGGGGATCGTGGCTGCAGATGGAGTTCCAGTCCGTGGTCGTGACCTACTCGACCGACGGATCGGTTGGAAACCTCATAGAGAACCTGAGAACTGGTCTAGATGCGGATGTCATCCAGATCGACCAGAACCACCTGGAGATCCGAAAGAGCGTCTCACGCGCTGACCTTGAGCCGATCTTTGCAGAGTCGGACGCTTCGATCGTCGGTTACCAGAAGGGTGTATCGGCGCTCACCGCGGACGAAGTAAAGCGGATCTTAAGCGACAAGGTGAACGCTCTCGGGATGCAGGACGCGCGGATCAACCTCCTTACCCCGACGGGAAGCGATTACCCGCAGTATGTGCGGATTGAACTTGCCGGCGTCGATATGGCGACGGCGCAGGAGATTGTCGGCAAGCAGGGTCTCTTCGAGATCCGGATCCAGACGACCGGCAACGAGACCGAGCACGTCCTCTACGGCGACCAGATCACGAGCGTCGGCGTGCCGCAGAGAGATCCCGGAACACAGGAGTGGGGTGTCGGGTTCTCGCTCTCTGATGCCGGCGCAGAGGCCTTCCGGAATGCCGCCATCGAGCACGGAGCGGTCGACAACCCAAGAGCTCATTACCTCATGATGCTTCTTGACAACGAGACCGTCTACAGCGCTCCCCTCGACGGGAGACTTGCGACAGAACTCCGGTCGGGCCCGGTCAGGTCGCTCTCCGCGAGCACCGGCCTCGGCGATGAGGGGCTAGAGGAAGCACAGGCGCTCCAGGTTCACCTGCGTGCCGGCGCCTTGCCGGTGAAGGTGGATATCGTCGGGTCTGGCTCGGTCCCCGCGGCGTTAGGCGAACAGTTCAAGATGGTGGTCCTCATTGCCGGGGTGCTTGCCCTGCTCACCGTGGGAGTCGTCGTCTACTACCGCTACCGGGAGCCCTCGATCGTGATCCCGATGCTCGCCGTCAACTTTTCAGAGATCGTCATTCTGCTCGGTATCGCCCGATATTTCGTGCAACTCGATCTCGCCACCATCGCCGGTCTGATAGCGGTTGTGGGTACCGGTATCGACCAGCTTGTCATCATCACGGACGAGGTTCTTCACGAAGGGCGCGTCCCATCGCCGAACCTTTATCTGAAACGGTACGGACGGGCGCTCGGGATCATCTTCGCCTCGGCGGCGACGGTCTTCATCGCCATGCTCCCTCTCGCGTTGATGGACCTCTCCACTCTCCGGGGCTTTGCCATCATCACCATACTCGGTGTCCTGATCGGTATCCTGGTCACCAGGCCCGCGTATGGAAAGATAATCATGGCAATCCTCTCCAAATAA
- a CDS encoding thioredoxin family protein: MGKPVLMDFFAEWCGPCHQQSPIIDELEARMGDKVEIRKIDVGVDSEQTRQYAAKYDIQFVPTLIIEKDGKIVQKLVGVQDLEKLESILKPLVE, encoded by the coding sequence ATGGGAAAACCAGTTTTGATGGACTTTTTCGCCGAGTGGTGCGGCCCATGCCACCAGCAGTCACCGATCATCGATGAACTCGAGGCAAGAATGGGCGACAAAGTTGAGATCAGGAAGATTGACGTCGGTGTTGATTCCGAGCAGACACGCCAATATGCCGCAAAATACGACATTCAGTTCGTACCGACGCTAATTATCGAGAAAGATGGAAAGATCGTCCAGAAACTGGTGGGTGTACAGGATCTCGAGAAACTTGAAAGCATCCTAAAACCGCTGGTCGAGTAA
- a CDS encoding archease: MSFEELEHTADVQMRVRGRTINELFADAGRAMFQIMYGPCIDRGVTREISLEADNLEALLIDYLSELLFITEVEGTVFCTFDVDVQGTRLTATARGEPFDPKRHSGGTIVKGISYFGLEIVKEEEGYVVEIIFDI, encoded by the coding sequence ATGAGTTTCGAAGAACTGGAACATACCGCCGACGTCCAGATGCGGGTGCGGGGAAGGACCATAAACGAGCTCTTTGCCGATGCAGGCCGAGCCATGTTCCAAATCATGTACGGCCCCTGCATTGACCGCGGCGTCACGAGAGAGATCTCCCTCGAGGCCGATAACCTCGAGGCCCTCCTTATCGACTACCTCTCGGAACTGCTCTTCATCACCGAGGTCGAGGGCACCGTATTCTGCACGTTTGACGTTGATGTCCAGGGTACCCGGCTCACCGCCACCGCACGAGGTGAGCCCTTCGATCCAAAGCGGCACTCCGGAGGGACGATTGTCAAGGGTATATCCTACTTTGGACTCGAAATCGTTAAAGAAGAAGAGGGTTATGTGGTGGAGATCATCTTCGATATTTAA
- a CDS encoding RtcB family protein, with amino-acid sequence MLEGINKVGDLEWEVPIGYVPNMRVPGRFFLSPSLGETLEEGAIRQLANVATLPGIVKHSLAMPDIHWGYGFPIGGVAAFDMTEGVISPGGVGFDINCGVRLITTPLTEADLSGKKRELIESLFAAVPTGVGAKSTLRVSNKELSDIMVDGARWAVERGLGTSADLARCEEEGAMPGAQPETVSAKARQRGVPQIGTLGAGNHFLEVQVAREIVNPEVAKAFGISEGQVCFMVHCGSRGLGHQVATDHIRVLEGALSKYGIQLPDRQLACAPIDSPEGRAYYGAMVCAANYAWANRQVIMHEARKVFSQLFGIDYDEMRLIYDVAHNVAKFERHDVDGASMEVCVHRKGATRAFGPGAAGIPREYAAIGQPVIIPGSMGTSSYLLRGTSTAMEKTFGSTCHGAGRVLSRSKAKKEVRGRELREQLAGEGIVVRAHSDAALAEEAPEVYKPSGEVVRVVHEAGLSDIVVRLEPLGVIKG; translated from the coding sequence ATGCTTGAAGGAATCAATAAAGTCGGAGACCTCGAATGGGAGGTCCCCATCGGGTATGTTCCCAATATGCGGGTACCCGGGCGTTTCTTCCTCTCACCGTCGCTTGGAGAGACACTTGAGGAAGGGGCAATTCGTCAGCTTGCAAACGTCGCAACCCTTCCCGGGATTGTGAAACACTCGCTTGCCATGCCCGATATTCATTGGGGATACGGGTTTCCCATCGGCGGTGTTGCCGCGTTTGATATGACTGAGGGGGTCATCTCTCCCGGCGGGGTTGGCTTCGACATCAACTGCGGCGTCCGGCTGATCACGACACCTCTGACCGAGGCCGATCTCTCCGGCAAGAAGCGAGAACTGATCGAGAGCCTCTTTGCCGCGGTACCGACAGGTGTTGGTGCAAAAAGCACCTTGCGGGTCTCAAACAAGGAGCTCTCCGATATCATGGTCGACGGCGCACGATGGGCGGTTGAGCGCGGACTCGGCACGAGCGCTGATCTTGCCCGGTGCGAGGAGGAAGGCGCGATGCCCGGCGCACAACCGGAGACGGTCAGTGCCAAAGCACGCCAGCGAGGCGTGCCGCAGATCGGGACGCTCGGCGCGGGAAACCACTTCCTGGAGGTTCAGGTGGCGCGAGAGATCGTCAATCCCGAGGTTGCGAAGGCCTTTGGAATATCTGAGGGACAGGTCTGTTTCATGGTCCACTGCGGCTCACGGGGTCTCGGCCACCAGGTCGCCACCGACCACATACGGGTGCTCGAGGGGGCGCTTTCGAAATACGGGATACAACTCCCGGATCGGCAACTTGCCTGCGCTCCTATCGATTCCCCAGAAGGGCGTGCGTACTATGGCGCCATGGTCTGCGCTGCAAATTATGCCTGGGCGAATCGACAGGTCATCATGCACGAGGCAAGAAAAGTCTTTTCGCAGCTCTTCGGGATCGATTACGATGAGATGCGGCTCATCTACGATGTCGCACACAACGTCGCAAAGTTCGAGCGCCACGACGTCGACGGTGCGTCGATGGAGGTCTGCGTCCATCGCAAAGGCGCGACACGAGCGTTCGGTCCCGGGGCAGCGGGTATTCCCAGGGAGTATGCCGCGATCGGGCAACCCGTGATCATCCCAGGAAGCATGGGGACGTCCTCTTACCTCCTCCGCGGCACATCGACTGCTATGGAAAAGACCTTCGGGAGCACCTGCCACGGCGCAGGGAGAGTGCTCAGCCGGTCGAAGGCGAAGAAAGAAGTCCGCGGGAGAGAACTCCGGGAGCAACTCGCAGGAGAGGGCATTGTGGTGCGAGCTCACAGCGACGCCGCCCTCGCTGAAGAAGCACCCGAAGTCTATAAGCCAAGCGGGGAAGTGGTCCGGGTCGTGCATGAAGCAGGCCTCTCGGATATCGTTGTCCGACTTGAGCCGCTCGGGGTGATCAAGGGGTGA
- a CDS encoding DUF2551 domain-containing protein, which produces MRSPSELKKEIETRLKGYLSRDRDGIRHELLSLFVKVKSLTIPQIYRRLQKQFSISYHSIASMVGIIASRMGILHVKRNAEGTKTIYELKDQYVDVVAKILGIT; this is translated from the coding sequence ATGAGATCACCCTCTGAGCTCAAAAAAGAGATAGAAACTCGACTCAAAGGATATCTCTCACGGGACCGGGATGGAATCCGGCACGAACTGCTCAGCCTCTTCGTGAAAGTAAAATCTCTGACCATCCCCCAGATCTACAGGAGGTTACAGAAGCAGTTCTCGATCAGCTATCACTCCATCGCATCAATGGTAGGTATCATTGCATCCCGAATGGGCATTCTGCATGTGAAGCGGAACGCAGAGGGAACAAAGACAATTTACGAATTGAAAGACCAGTACGTGGATGTGGTGGCGAAGATCCTCGGAATAACGTAA